ATGGCGTTGAAAGGCATCCAGCAAACGTCTCTTAATGGCTGATGCCTAGCCGTGATTGCGCGCGAACGTGTCGGCGCCCATCGCCTTGATCTGCCCCTCGATCAAGGCTTCGAACGGCGCCAGCAGCGGCGCGAATGACTGCGGTGCTTCAAGGATCTGCAAGGCGTACGTGATCGCTTCAAGGGTGGACAACGCATCCGGACCCGGTCCTTTGCGCAGTCGGTAACGGGACTCGGGCACTTGCCCCAGCGTGACCCGGGGCAACGCCGCCAGCAGCGGGTTGAGATGCAACAATTTGCGCGCCTTGCGCCATGTACCGTCCGGCACCACCAGCAACATCGGCAACGCGTCCTTGTCCTGCATGACCAATGGCTGGGCATCGTTGCCGGGAAATAACAGTCGTGCCTGATAACCAGGCGGATTGAGCAGCTCCTGCATGTCTTCAAAAACTTCACCGACCACCAACTGTGCGTTGTTCAAGCCCAGCGCCGCCAGCCGCCCGGTATTCAACGCATGCTGAACTTCACCGGGGTGCTGCAACACCAGCACACGAGTGCGGCTGTCCAGTTGCGGGATCAGCGCACACAGGCAATGGCTTTCGGGGCGCAGGCACCGTTCACAGCGCGGGCGGGACATCGGGGGCTCCTTGGAAGGATTGGGTCAGACAGGATTGAGCTGCGCTTTGAGCAGATCACGGAAAGTTTGAATCAACGGCTCGCGGCTGCGGCCCCGGCGCACGATCATCGAAAATGGCGCCTGATAACCGAAGGTCGCCGGCAACAACACGCGCAAGTGCCCCGAATCCACCCAGGAATGCGCGTAGTGCTCCGGCAGATAACCAATATAGGCGCCGGACAGCACCAGGATCAGCTGCGCCTCCATACTTTCCACGGTTGCGGCGCTGTGTTTGAAACCGTGCCGGGCCAGTTCTGCCTGGCTCCAATAGCCGCGCCCGACCATGCGTTGCTGGGCGATCACCGGCTCGGGAATACGCCGCTCGGCAAACAAGGTGTGGCGGTTGCTGCAATACAGCCAATGCTGCTCGCGATACAGCGGTTGATACAGCAGACCGTTCATCCGCGTGGAGAACGAACCGATGGCCAGGTCCAGCCGGTTATCCAGCACGCCGAGCTGCAATTCGTAAGGGCTCATCACCGACAGGTGTAAATGCACCGCCGGGTGTTCTTCGCTGTAGGCACCGATGACTTCGGCAAACGGCAAGGCCGGATCGCTCACCGTGGAGTCCAACACGCCGAGGTTGAGCGTACCGCGCAGCTCGCCCTTGAGTGCGGCGGCATACAACTCGAAGCCTTCCAGCTCACCCAGTAGACGCAGGGTTTCCTGATGAAACAGTTCGCCTTTGCTGGTCAGACTGAACCCGCCGCGCCCCCGATGACACAGGACGATACCCAGCGCCGCTTCCAGCTGGCTCATATACGTGCTGATCGCCGACGTGGAAAGGTTGAGTTCCTGCTGCGCACTGGCAAAGCCCTGGTGACGCACCACGCTGGCAAAAATACGCAGCAGTTTAAGATCGGGTAAAGCGCTGGCCATGGGGGTTCCTGGATTGCTGATCTGGCAACTGTAGGAGCGAATTTATTCGCGAAGAGGCCCGATCAGACACGACTTGGGTGAATGACACACCGCTTTCGCGAATAAATTCGCTCCCACGATTAGCTCGTCTCGCGGGTTTGACCCTGTCAATCGAAGCCGCGCAGCTTAGCTCAAAACCGCATTAGTTTCGAAATCTCTAAACTAAGTATTTCGCCCCAGCGATTGTTCCCTGCTGCCCCACTTCCCAGAATCGACGCATTCAAACCAACGATGAGGCAATCCCGTGGAAAAGATTTTTCACCAACCACTGGGCGGTAACGAAATGCCGCGCTTCGCCGGTATTGCCACCATGATGCGCTTGCCGCACCTGCAATCCGCGGCCGGTCTGGACGCTGCTTTTGTCGGCGTGCCACTGGATATCGGCACCTCGCTGCGCGCCGGGACCCGTTTCGGCCCGCGTGAAATTCGCGCTGAATCGGTGATGATTCGCCCGTACAACATGGCAACCGGTGCTGCACCGTTTGACTCGCTGTCAGTGGCCGATATCGGCGACGTGGCGATCAACACCTTCAACCTGCTGGACGCCGTGCGCATCATCGAAGAAGCCTACGACGAAATCCTCACCCACGACGTGGTGCCGATGACGCTGGGCGGCGACCACACCATTACCCTGCCGATCCTGCGCGCTATTCACAAGAAATACGGCAAGGTCGGTCTGGTGCATATCGATGCCCACGCTGACGTCAACGATCACATGTTCGGCGAGAAAATCGCCCACGGCACCACCTTCCGCCGCGCGGTTGAAGAAGGTCTGCTGGACTGTGATCGCGTTGTGCAGATCGGCCTGCGTGCTCAGGGCTATACCGCCGAAGACTTCAACTGGAGCCGCAAACAGGGCTTCCGCGTGGTTCAGGCTGAAGAGTGCTGGCACAAATCCCTCGCGCCGCTGATGGCTGAAGTTCGCGAAAAAGTCGGTGGTGGTCCGGTTTATCTGAGTTTCGATATCGACGGCATCGACCCGGCCTGGGCACCAGGCACCGGCACCCCGGAAATTGGCGGCCTGACCACCATTCAGGGTATCGAGATCATCCGTGGCTGCCAGGGCCTGGATCTGGTCGGTTGCGATCTGGTGGAAGTCTCGCCACCGTACGACACCACCGGCAACACTTCCCTGCTGGGCGCCAACCTGCTCTACGAAATGCTCTGTGTTTTGCCGGGTGTAGCTCACCGCTAGAAACACGTGTGGGAGCGAGCTTGCTCGCGAAAAAGCCAACGTATCCGTCGAAACTCTCGCAGTGAGTGACGTAGCATTCGCGAGCAAGCTCGCTCCCACGGTATTCAGTTTGATTGAGAGCCTGGAATTCAATGTGCGACCACAACAACGTACTGCAAGCCGCCGCCGATCTGGTGACGGCGTTTGCCAGCAATAAACGCCAAACGTATTTCGGGGCATTCAGCCCGGAAGCGACCTTTGTGTTTTACACCCTGGAAAAACCGCTGCTCAGCCGCAGCGCCTATCAAACGATGTGGGACAGCTGGCGGGAAGAGGGATTTGAAGTGCTGTCGTGCGTATCCAGCAATGCCCATGTCAGCGTCTATGGCGACGTGGCGATTTTTCTCCACGACGTAACCACCGAGTTGCGCGTAGCAGGCGAGCAAAGCATCAGCCAGGAACGCGAAACCATCGTGTTTGCCCGCCAGGCGTCCGGGAACTGGCTTGCCGTTCACGAGCATTTGTCAGCTATTCCCTAATAAAAAAGCAGTACTCCACAAGCACCAAATGATCGGAGCAGGTCATGGATAACAATAAACAGCGTGCCCCCACACAACGTCCCACCAGCAGCATCGAAACCTTCGGCGTGGAACAGATTCCGGATCACGCCCGCAGCGCCACTCCCCGGGATTTGTTCCGACTGATTTTCGGCGGCGCCAATACCTTTGCCACCGCTGTGCTGGGCAGCTTTCCGGTGTTGTTCGGCTTGTCGTTTCAGGCTGGTGTCTGGGCGATTGTCCTCGGCGTATTGATCGGCTCGATCATCCTCGCGCCAATGGGTTTGTTCGGCCCACTCAACGGCACCAACAACGCGGTATCGTCCGGCGCGCATTTCGGTGTGCATGGCCGAATTGTCGGTTCGTTCCTGTCGTTGCTCACCGCAATTGCCTTCTTCTCGCTGTCGGTGTGGAGTTCGGGCGATGCATTGATCGGCGGTGCGAAACGCCTGATCAACCTGCCGGAAACCGACCTGACCCTTGGCCTGGCCTACGGCCTGTTCGCCATATTGGTCCTGACCGTCTGCATTTATGGCTTTCGATTCATGCTGTGGGTCAACAAGATCGCCGTCTGGGCGGCCAGTTTGCTGTTCCTGCTGGGGATCTTCCCGTTTGCCGGAGCGTTCGATTCGGGCTTTGCCGGCACCGTCGCCATGGGTCAGGAAGGTTTCTGGGCTGCTTTCATCGGCTCGGCGCTGGTTGCCATGAGCAATCCAGTGTCGTTCGGCGCATTCCTCGGCGACTGGTCGCGCTACATTCCACGGGATACGCCCAAGCGGCAGATCATGCTGGCCGTGATCGGCGCCCAGACAGCCACGCTGATTCCGTTCCTGTTCGGCTTGGCCACCGCGACCATCGTCGCCATCAAGGCGCCGGACTACATCGCGGCCAACAACTATGTCGGTGGCCTGCTGGCGGTGTCGCCCACCTGGTTTTTCTTGCCGGTTTGCCTGATCGCAGTGATCGGCGGCATGTCCACCGGCACTACATCGCTGTATGGCACCGGGCTGGACATGTCCAGCGTGTTCCCGCGCGTGTTGTCACGGGTCAAGGCGACGCTGCTGATTGGCGTGATGTCCATCGCGTTCATCTTCATCGGCCGTTTCGCCGCCAATCTGGTGCAGAGCGTTTCGACCTTCGCCGTACTGATCATCACCTGCACCACGCCATGGATGGTGATCATGATCATCGGCCTGCTGGTGCGGCGCGGCTTTTATTGCCCGGATGACCTGCAAGTCTTCACCCGTGGCGAGAAAGGCGGTCGTTACTGGTTCAGCCACGGCTGGAACTGGCGCGGGCTGGGTGCCTGGATTCCAAGCGCACTGGTTGGCCTGTGCTTCGTGAACCTGCCGGGGCAGTTCGTCGGCCCGCTGGGCAATCTCGCCCAAGGCATCGACATCAGCCTGCCGGTGACCCTTGGCCTGGCATCGCTGGTGTATCTGGCCCTGCTCAGCCTGTTTCCGGAACCTGCCGCTGTGTATGGCCCCACCGATTCGCGCAGCCAGAAACCCGTTGAAGCTGCGCCGGTAACGGAACAGACGACTGCCTGAAGCCGCCGCTGGTCGTCGCTTATAAAAAAGGATGTCTGCGGACATCCTTTTTTACATCTGGTGCTTTCAATGCCCGAAGTAACGGCGGATTTGAGCTAGCCTTGATGATGCAGTGGCAAGGAA
This genomic window from Pseudomonas sp. G.S.17 contains:
- a CDS encoding cytosine permease, with protein sequence MDNNKQRAPTQRPTSSIETFGVEQIPDHARSATPRDLFRLIFGGANTFATAVLGSFPVLFGLSFQAGVWAIVLGVLIGSIILAPMGLFGPLNGTNNAVSSGAHFGVHGRIVGSFLSLLTAIAFFSLSVWSSGDALIGGAKRLINLPETDLTLGLAYGLFAILVLTVCIYGFRFMLWVNKIAVWAASLLFLLGIFPFAGAFDSGFAGTVAMGQEGFWAAFIGSALVAMSNPVSFGAFLGDWSRYIPRDTPKRQIMLAVIGAQTATLIPFLFGLATATIVAIKAPDYIAANNYVGGLLAVSPTWFFLPVCLIAVIGGMSTGTTSLYGTGLDMSSVFPRVLSRVKATLLIGVMSIAFIFIGRFAANLVQSVSTFAVLIITCTTPWMVIMIIGLLVRRGFYCPDDLQVFTRGEKGGRYWFSHGWNWRGLGAWIPSALVGLCFVNLPGQFVGPLGNLAQGIDISLPVTLGLASLVYLALLSLFPEPAAVYGPTDSRSQKPVEAAPVTEQTTA
- the speB gene encoding agmatinase, coding for MEKIFHQPLGGNEMPRFAGIATMMRLPHLQSAAGLDAAFVGVPLDIGTSLRAGTRFGPREIRAESVMIRPYNMATGAAPFDSLSVADIGDVAINTFNLLDAVRIIEEAYDEILTHDVVPMTLGGDHTITLPILRAIHKKYGKVGLVHIDAHADVNDHMFGEKIAHGTTFRRAVEEGLLDCDRVVQIGLRAQGYTAEDFNWSRKQGFRVVQAEECWHKSLAPLMAEVREKVGGGPVYLSFDIDGIDPAWAPGTGTPEIGGLTTIQGIEIIRGCQGLDLVGCDLVEVSPPYDTTGNTSLLGANLLYEMLCVLPGVAHR
- a CDS encoding LysR family transcriptional regulator, with the translated sequence MASALPDLKLLRIFASVVRHQGFASAQQELNLSTSAISTYMSQLEAALGIVLCHRGRGGFSLTSKGELFHQETLRLLGELEGFELYAAALKGELRGTLNLGVLDSTVSDPALPFAEVIGAYSEEHPAVHLHLSVMSPYELQLGVLDNRLDLAIGSFSTRMNGLLYQPLYREQHWLYCSNRHTLFAERRIPEPVIAQQRMVGRGYWSQAELARHGFKHSAATVESMEAQLILVLSGAYIGYLPEHYAHSWVDSGHLRVLLPATFGYQAPFSMIVRRGRSREPLIQTFRDLLKAQLNPV
- a CDS encoding nuclear transport factor 2 family protein; protein product: MCDHNNVLQAAADLVTAFASNKRQTYFGAFSPEATFVFYTLEKPLLSRSAYQTMWDSWREEGFEVLSCVSSNAHVSVYGDVAIFLHDVTTELRVAGEQSISQERETIVFARQASGNWLAVHEHLSAIP
- a CDS encoding DTW domain-containing protein, whose translation is MSRPRCERCLRPESHCLCALIPQLDSRTRVLVLQHPGEVQHALNTGRLAALGLNNAQLVVGEVFEDMQELLNPPGYQARLLFPGNDAQPLVMQDKDALPMLLVVPDGTWRKARKLLHLNPLLAALPRVTLGQVPESRYRLRKGPGPDALSTLEAITYALQILEAPQSFAPLLAPFEALIEGQIKAMGADTFARNHG